The following coding sequences are from one SAR86 cluster bacterium window:
- a CDS encoding LptF/LptG family permease, whose amino-acid sequence MLKTLLITFFILFGILFFNESIGFLEKASNGELYPSLVSLVLIFSIPSLLEIAIPTSLFIGTLIAIYNLKKTNEITFANQAGLGESGIVLICLVPSIFLSIFLIFNSFFLAPTSNQQLSFLSKSQSFADNFKLMGEGKINEIEELNGIFFAEGASDLGFQNIFAKIESEDLNYILNSEEVSANSNDQIYNKILFENGELFIPLEENNFFLDFESLFFLFPKSEIQTSKEIKTKTWNELSKETDNQIYVTEILERFSLSLMLIISVLIASPLSLRMQENGRFILVFSGLVIFLSYYGLVIGQKAFIEENIFTPTQIFLIIHSLFAMLAIFLFGFDKFIFNFNSLIAKKYSKRWFLQLLLLVILVSVIFNIIFYEVIS is encoded by the coding sequence TTGCTAAAAACGTTACTTATAACTTTTTTTATACTTTTTGGAATATTATTTTTTAATGAATCAATAGGATTTCTTGAGAAAGCATCAAATGGTGAACTTTATCCTAGTCTTGTAAGTTTAGTTTTAATTTTTTCAATACCATCGTTACTAGAAATTGCTATCCCAACGTCTTTGTTCATTGGCACTTTAATTGCTATTTATAATTTAAAAAAAACAAATGAAATAACCTTTGCCAACCAAGCTGGATTAGGTGAATCAGGAATAGTATTAATTTGCCTAGTTCCATCAATTTTTCTATCCATTTTTCTTATTTTTAATTCTTTCTTTTTAGCTCCCACATCAAATCAACAGCTCAGCTTTTTGTCTAAATCTCAATCTTTTGCTGATAATTTTAAACTTATGGGAGAAGGCAAAATTAACGAAATAGAAGAATTAAATGGTATTTTTTTTGCTGAAGGCGCGTCAGATCTTGGATTCCAAAACATTTTTGCAAAAATTGAATCAGAAGATTTAAATTACATACTTAATTCCGAGGAGGTTTCTGCTAATTCAAATGATCAAATTTACAACAAAATTTTATTCGAGAATGGGGAGTTATTTATCCCCCTTGAAGAGAATAATTTTTTTTTAGATTTTGAAAGTCTTTTTTTCCTTTTTCCAAAAAGTGAAATACAAACCAGTAAGGAAATTAAAACTAAAACTTGGAATGAATTATCAAAAGAGACCGATAATCAAATTTATGTAACAGAAATTTTAGAAAGATTTTCATTAAGTTTGATGTTAATTATATCTGTGTTGATTGCCTCGCCTCTCAGCTTAAGAATGCAGGAAAACGGTAGATTTATTTTGGTCTTTTCTGGTTTGGTAATTTTTTTATCATACTATGGCCTAGTGATAGGCCAAAAAGCCTTTATTGAGGAGAATATTTTTACACCTACGCAAATTTTTTTAATCATTCACAGCTTATTTGCAATGCTCGCAATATTTCTCTTTGGATTTGACAAATTTATTTTCAATTTCAATTCACTCATCGCGAAAAAATATTCTAAGAGGTGGTTTTTACAACTTTTGTTGCTTGTCATTTTAGTTTCGGTAATTTTCAATATCATTTTTTATGAGGTTATAAGTTGA